From the Arthrobacter sp. PM3 genome, one window contains:
- a CDS encoding MFS transporter, translating into MRADAGPARAAGRRTLAYLAVCLVLIGLNLRTVFSSFAAVLPEVTADAGLPGWAVTVLTTVPVTLLGVFAPVAPWLARRFGAERVLLGAMAVLTAGLLLRPVELPAAGHLPALLGGTAACGAAISLCNVLLPGVVKRDFPHRLGLMGGLYTTAICASAALGAGFTYPVFRATGQWTAALWFWALPAAVVLFLFLPLARRARPAPQPRTADGVNVWRSAVAWQVTLFMVLQAMMSFSVFAWLAPILRERGVDGGTAGLIVSASIVLQMLGSLFAPALATRFRDQRAINTVVALMTGGGFALSIFGPLDLIWLWTGLLGLGQGSLTAVALTMIMVRTRGGHTAAHLSGMMQGVGYGVGSTGTLMVGQLHQATGSFAAAGVLFLLVGSLAAVFGYRAGQDRFVGG; encoded by the coding sequence ATCCGCGCCGACGCCGGGCCGGCCCGCGCCGCCGGCCGGCGCACGCTCGCCTACCTGGCCGTGTGCCTGGTCCTGATCGGGCTGAACCTCCGCACCGTATTTTCCAGTTTCGCGGCCGTCTTGCCCGAGGTGACGGCCGACGCCGGCCTGCCGGGCTGGGCGGTCACGGTGCTCACCACCGTGCCGGTGACGCTCCTGGGCGTGTTCGCCCCCGTGGCCCCGTGGCTGGCCCGCCGGTTCGGCGCGGAGCGTGTGCTGCTCGGTGCCATGGCGGTGCTCACGGCCGGGCTGCTGCTGCGGCCCGTGGAGCTGCCCGCGGCTGGCCACCTGCCGGCCCTGCTCGGCGGAACCGCGGCGTGCGGCGCGGCGATCTCGCTGTGCAACGTGCTGCTGCCCGGCGTCGTGAAGCGGGACTTCCCGCACCGGCTGGGCCTGATGGGCGGCCTGTACACGACGGCGATCTGCGCCTCGGCGGCCCTCGGGGCCGGCTTCACGTACCCGGTGTTCCGGGCGACCGGCCAGTGGACGGCGGCGCTGTGGTTCTGGGCGCTGCCCGCCGCCGTCGTCCTCTTCCTCTTCCTGCCGCTGGCGCGCCGGGCCCGGCCCGCCCCGCAGCCCCGAACGGCCGACGGCGTCAACGTGTGGCGCTCCGCGGTCGCCTGGCAGGTGACCCTGTTCATGGTCCTGCAGGCCATGATGTCCTTCAGCGTTTTCGCCTGGCTGGCCCCGATCCTGCGCGAGCGCGGCGTGGACGGCGGCACGGCCGGGCTGATCGTCTCCGCCTCGATCGTGCTGCAGATGCTTGGATCCCTGTTCGCCCCGGCCCTGGCCACCCGGTTCCGTGACCAGCGGGCCATCAACACGGTGGTGGCCCTCATGACCGGCGGCGGGTTCGCACTGAGCATCTTCGGCCCGCTGGACCTTATCTGGCTGTGGACCGGGCTGCTGGGCCTGGGCCAGGGCAGCCTGACGGCCGTGGCCCTGACCATGATCATGGTCCGCACCCGCGGCGGCCACACCGCGGCCCACCTGTCCGGCATGATGCAGGGCGTAGGCTACGGGGTCGGCTCCACCGGCACCCTGATGGTCGGCCAGCTGCACCAGGCCACGGGGTCCTTTGCCGCGGCGGGCGTGCTGTTCCTGCTGGTCGGGTCGCTCGCTGCCGTGTTCGGGTACCGGGCCGGGCAGGACCGGTTCGTCGGCGGCTGA
- the trmB gene encoding tRNA (guanosine(46)-N7)-methyltransferase TrmB, producing the protein MSESPESPALPAVPESEAPDEARLPRPVTPGSQASFGTYGGRPVSFVRRGTRLQGRRQAAWVEHSGRWALDVPRHVANTSVHPEYVFDAEAEFGRKAPLIVEIGSGLGDAVCHAAEENPDKDFLAVEVYTPGLANTLIKINSRKLTNVRVVEANAPEVLATMLPAGSVTELWVFFPDPWHKSRHHKRRLIQPAFAGLAARAVKPGGLFRIATDWSNYAVHVREVMAASAEFENLHEGERAGTDSPLTQVWESGVESRVGGAPVKEGRAPVSTEHTGPNEGVDSTGGWAPRFDGRILTSFENKAHEAGRMIFDLCYRRR; encoded by the coding sequence ATGAGTGAATCCCCAGAATCCCCCGCTTTGCCGGCCGTTCCGGAGTCCGAAGCTCCGGACGAGGCGCGGCTGCCGCGCCCGGTAACACCGGGCAGCCAGGCCTCGTTCGGCACGTACGGCGGCCGTCCGGTCAGTTTCGTGCGCCGCGGCACGCGCCTGCAGGGACGCCGCCAGGCCGCCTGGGTGGAGCACTCCGGACGTTGGGCGCTCGATGTCCCCCGCCATGTCGCCAACACGTCCGTGCACCCGGAGTACGTCTTTGATGCGGAGGCCGAGTTCGGCCGCAAGGCCCCGCTCATTGTGGAGATCGGCTCCGGGCTGGGCGACGCCGTCTGCCACGCCGCGGAGGAGAACCCGGACAAGGACTTCCTGGCCGTGGAGGTCTACACCCCCGGCCTGGCCAACACCCTGATCAAGATCAACAGCCGCAAGCTGACCAATGTCCGGGTCGTGGAGGCAAACGCCCCGGAGGTGCTCGCGACCATGCTCCCGGCCGGTTCAGTCACGGAACTGTGGGTGTTCTTCCCCGACCCCTGGCACAAGTCTCGGCACCACAAGCGCCGCCTCATCCAGCCGGCGTTCGCCGGCCTCGCCGCCCGGGCCGTCAAGCCCGGCGGCCTGTTCCGGATCGCGACCGACTGGTCCAACTACGCCGTCCACGTCCGCGAGGTCATGGCGGCCTCCGCGGAGTTCGAGAACCTCCACGAGGGCGAACGCGCCGGTACCGACAGCCCCCTGACCCAGGTATGGGAGTCGGGCGTCGAATCCCGTGTGGGCGGAGCGCCCGTCAAGGAGGGCCGGGCACCGGTCAGCACGGAGCACACCGGACCCAACGAGGGCGTCGACAGCACCGGCGGCTGGGCCCCCCGGTTTGACGGCCGGATCCTGACCAGCTTTGAGAACAAGGCGCACGAGGCCGGCCGCATGATCTTCGACCTCTGCTACCGCCGCCGCTAG
- a CDS encoding DUF1206 domain-containing protein yields the protein MREAADVAEDVTNSKPLEVVARAGFAVSGLLHFLIGLVAIRIAMGGQGQADVSGAVEELAGQPMGPVLLWSAFTACVALAIWQTSDAIFDFEHLETKKKVAKKLKAALQAVVYAGFALTLASVALGAHADHRQSTSDLTINLMKAPGGVALLIVIGAAVAITGIVYAIRGFRKSFLKYLRMPSRKHARTAVTVVGVVGYAAKGFALLLVGLLIIIATVKAHPEESTGLDGSLKALREQPFGVYLLAAVGVGLICYGIFMAVRARLAKM from the coding sequence ATAAGGGAAGCGGCGGACGTCGCCGAGGACGTCACCAATTCAAAGCCGCTCGAAGTGGTGGCACGCGCGGGGTTCGCCGTGTCGGGGTTGCTGCACTTCCTCATCGGTCTGGTCGCGATCCGGATCGCCATGGGCGGCCAGGGCCAGGCCGACGTCAGCGGCGCCGTGGAAGAGCTGGCCGGGCAGCCGATGGGACCGGTGCTGCTCTGGAGCGCCTTCACCGCCTGCGTGGCGCTGGCCATCTGGCAGACCAGCGATGCCATCTTCGACTTCGAGCATCTGGAGACGAAGAAGAAAGTCGCGAAGAAGCTGAAGGCGGCCCTGCAGGCGGTGGTGTACGCCGGGTTCGCCCTCACGCTGGCATCGGTGGCCCTCGGCGCCCACGCCGATCACCGCCAGTCCACCAGCGACCTGACGATCAACCTCATGAAGGCGCCCGGCGGCGTTGCCCTCCTGATCGTTATCGGCGCCGCGGTTGCCATCACCGGGATCGTCTACGCGATCCGCGGCTTCAGGAAGTCCTTCCTCAAGTACCTGCGCATGCCGTCCCGGAAGCATGCGCGCACAGCGGTCACGGTCGTCGGCGTCGTCGGCTACGCCGCCAAGGGCTTCGCGCTGCTGCTCGTGGGCCTGCTCATCATCATTGCCACTGTGAAGGCGCACCCCGAGGAATCCACCGGTCTGGACGGCAGCCTGAAAGCGCTGCGCGAACAGCCGTTCGGTGTGTACCTGCTCGCCGCCGTCGGTGTCGGCCTGATCTGCTACGGCATTTTCATGGCGGTGCGGGCCAGGCTCGCGAAGATGTAG
- a CDS encoding anti-sigma factor encodes MNGNGLHELLGAYLLGGLEPAEAAAFDAHLAVCADCRKELDELASIPALLDAVPVPDAVALTAAAAAVPGGAAPVAPEPVPRRLLDELSVRRRKVRRRWVAAVVGAAAACLALGVLAGPVLNPPARPDASYSVADGSGLQVTVGLVKKTWGTELAVDGRSLPVDGTLSLWVKDRDGGEDRACAWTATPTGRVRITGATPVQLARIASVEMRNAQQQAVAVIAVPQG; translated from the coding sequence GTGAACGGGAACGGGCTCCATGAACTCCTCGGCGCGTACCTGCTCGGCGGGCTGGAGCCGGCCGAGGCCGCGGCCTTCGATGCGCACCTGGCGGTGTGCGCGGACTGCCGCAAGGAACTCGACGAACTCGCCAGCATCCCGGCGCTCCTCGACGCCGTCCCGGTGCCCGACGCCGTCGCGCTCACCGCGGCGGCCGCGGCAGTCCCGGGCGGGGCGGCGCCGGTGGCGCCCGAACCCGTCCCGCGCCGGCTCCTCGACGAGCTCTCCGTGCGCCGCCGGAAAGTGCGGCGCCGGTGGGTGGCCGCCGTGGTCGGCGCCGCAGCGGCGTGCCTGGCGCTCGGGGTCCTGGCCGGTCCGGTGCTGAACCCGCCCGCCAGGCCGGACGCGAGCTACTCCGTGGCGGACGGCAGCGGGCTGCAGGTCACCGTCGGACTCGTGAAGAAGACATGGGGCACCGAACTCGCGGTGGACGGCCGCAGCCTGCCCGTCGACGGGACGCTCTCCTTGTGGGTGAAGGACCGCGACGGCGGCGAAGACCGCGCCTGCGCGTGGACGGCCACGCCCACCGGGAGGGTCCGGATCACCGGGGCGACGCCAGTGCAGCTGGCCAGGATCGCCAGTGTCGAGATGCGCAACGCCCAGCAGCAGGCCGTGGCCGTTATCGCCGTGCCGCAGGGTTAG
- a CDS encoding sigma-70 family RNA polymerase sigma factor, producing MPLDEDVVAAIYRDHGAALKRFVLSASRDPQLADDVVQETVLRVWQQAPQITGSLRSYLFRTARNIMIDNYRKAQRRPQETGERDVPDPPYGTDAAGRIDDLLNKVLMEEALLRLSAEHRDVLVALHYRRYTVQEASVHLKIPGGTVKSRAFYAVRALRSILDEMGVQR from the coding sequence ATGCCGCTGGACGAGGACGTGGTGGCCGCGATCTACCGCGACCACGGGGCGGCCCTGAAGCGGTTTGTCCTCAGCGCTTCCCGGGATCCTCAGCTCGCGGACGACGTCGTCCAGGAGACGGTGCTGCGGGTCTGGCAGCAGGCGCCGCAGATCACCGGCAGCCTGCGCAGCTACCTGTTCCGGACGGCCCGGAACATCATGATCGACAACTACCGCAAGGCCCAGCGGCGCCCGCAGGAAACAGGTGAACGTGACGTCCCGGACCCCCCGTACGGCACAGACGCCGCGGGACGCATCGATGACCTGCTCAACAAAGTCCTGATGGAGGAGGCGCTGCTGCGGCTCAGCGCTGAACACCGCGATGTCCTCGTAGCCCTCCACTACCGCCGCTACACAGTGCAGGAGGCGTCCGTCCACTTGAAGATCCCCGGCGGCACCGTGAAATCCCGGGCGTTCTACGCCGTGCGGGCACTGCGGTCGATCCTTGACGAAATGGGGGTGCAGCGGTGA
- a CDS encoding LacI family DNA-binding transcriptional regulator, producing the protein MADVARAAGVSRSTVSYVLSGTRPISDMTRERILRAMKELNYTPNVLAQGLAGRRTGIIALIFPLSEVGFNPTEIEYIRAASEQAREDGYNLLLWPFGADEIEEVRKVVNQGLVEGVVLMEVLTADERVPFLIESDIPFTMIGRTADPRDLAYVDTDFEASGSMAVDHVAGLGHTEIGFLARTQDDLDAGHGPAVRTRDAVLAEAGKLGIRAHIFTASPTFPAGWDALKEIRRTAPGLTALLELNEPATLGLMAAAAEQGIRIPEDLSIVAVNASETTAQMSKPALTSVSPTHGDLARLAVKYLVRRLRGEDQSAFQTLVEPKLIERGSTAVARS; encoded by the coding sequence ATGGCCGATGTTGCGCGTGCCGCCGGGGTCTCCAGGAGCACGGTCTCATACGTGCTAAGCGGTACCCGGCCGATCTCGGACATGACGCGGGAGAGGATTCTCCGCGCCATGAAGGAACTGAATTACACGCCGAACGTCTTGGCTCAGGGCCTGGCCGGCAGACGCACGGGAATCATCGCCCTGATCTTTCCGCTCAGCGAGGTCGGGTTCAATCCCACGGAAATTGAGTACATCCGCGCGGCATCTGAGCAAGCCCGCGAAGACGGCTACAACCTTCTCCTTTGGCCCTTCGGTGCGGACGAAATTGAGGAAGTGCGCAAGGTGGTCAATCAAGGCCTTGTTGAGGGCGTCGTCCTCATGGAGGTCCTGACGGCCGACGAGCGCGTACCGTTCCTGATTGAATCTGACATTCCGTTCACGATGATCGGGCGGACAGCGGATCCCCGTGACTTGGCCTATGTGGACACCGATTTTGAGGCAAGCGGTTCGATGGCCGTAGACCATGTGGCCGGGCTGGGCCACACAGAGATTGGTTTCCTTGCCCGGACCCAGGACGATCTGGATGCCGGGCACGGCCCTGCCGTCAGGACGCGCGACGCCGTCCTCGCCGAAGCCGGGAAATTGGGCATCCGGGCGCACATCTTCACGGCGTCGCCGACGTTCCCGGCAGGCTGGGATGCCTTGAAAGAAATCAGACGAACGGCCCCGGGCCTGACGGCCCTCCTTGAACTCAATGAACCGGCAACCCTTGGACTCATGGCGGCCGCCGCCGAGCAGGGAATCCGGATTCCGGAGGATCTTTCCATCGTTGCCGTGAACGCAAGCGAGACCACCGCACAGATGAGCAAGCCCGCGCTGACCAGCGTGTCTCCGACCCACGGCGATCTAGCCCGGCTCGCAGTCAAGTACCTGGTCCGGCGCCTCCGCGGCGAAGACCAGTCCGCCTTTCAGACACTGGTCGAGCCCAAACTGATTGAACGCGGCAGCACAGCCGTCGCCCGGTCCTAA
- a CDS encoding glycoside hydrolase family 13 protein has product MSTKPANIPADSKEVSDADWWRQAAVYQIYPRSFSDSNGDGLGDINGITAKVPYLDKLGVDAVWLSPFYPSALADGGYDVDDYRDVDPKLGTLADFDKMVAALHAAGIKLVVDIVPNHSSDRHEWFKEALAAPKGSAARDRYIFRDGLGENGDLPPSDWDSKFGGRAWERVTEPDGTPGQWYLHIFAKEQPDFNWDNPEVREDFLETLRFWSDRGVDGFRIDVAHALTKDLSEPLPSKTELPVEGSGVDGLADGSHPFWDRDEVHGIYAEWRKVFNEYTPPRTGVAEAWVHADRRARYASPEGLGQAFNFDLLQADFDAEQFRSIIIKNLAEAAASGASSTWVFSNHDVIRHATRYGLPDGTGRNGPARAWLKSAGSEPALDRALGERRARAATLLMLALPGSAYLYQGEELGLHEVVDIPATDRQDPAFFRNPGVEIGRDGCRVPLPWTSEGVAFGFGEAAPHLPQPDWFSTYAVASQEMEPGSTLALYREALRLRGSLQTDELLKWLDASHDSVLHFTRPNGWQSVTNFGTAPVKLPAGTVVLSSGPLTDGNLPADTTAWII; this is encoded by the coding sequence TTGAGCACCAAACCCGCGAATATCCCTGCCGACAGCAAGGAAGTGTCGGATGCAGACTGGTGGCGCCAAGCGGCCGTCTATCAGATCTACCCGCGCAGCTTTTCCGACTCCAACGGGGACGGCCTGGGCGACATCAACGGCATCACCGCCAAGGTCCCCTACCTGGACAAGCTCGGGGTCGACGCCGTCTGGCTTTCCCCGTTCTACCCCTCGGCGCTGGCTGACGGCGGTTACGACGTCGACGACTACCGCGACGTCGACCCCAAGCTGGGCACATTGGCCGACTTCGACAAGATGGTGGCCGCCCTGCACGCCGCGGGCATCAAGCTTGTAGTGGACATCGTTCCCAACCACTCCTCGGACCGGCACGAATGGTTCAAGGAAGCCCTGGCCGCCCCGAAGGGCTCGGCAGCACGGGACCGCTACATTTTCCGCGATGGCCTGGGCGAAAACGGCGATCTGCCGCCTTCGGACTGGGATTCCAAGTTCGGCGGCCGTGCGTGGGAGCGCGTTACCGAACCTGACGGCACCCCCGGGCAGTGGTACCTGCACATCTTCGCGAAGGAGCAGCCGGACTTCAACTGGGACAACCCCGAGGTCCGCGAGGACTTCCTGGAAACCCTGCGCTTCTGGTCCGACCGCGGCGTGGACGGCTTCCGCATTGACGTCGCCCACGCCCTGACGAAGGATCTGTCTGAGCCTCTTCCGTCCAAGACCGAGCTTCCGGTGGAAGGCAGCGGGGTTGATGGGCTGGCGGATGGTTCCCATCCGTTCTGGGACCGCGACGAGGTGCACGGGATCTACGCGGAGTGGCGCAAGGTGTTCAATGAGTACACCCCGCCCCGGACCGGCGTCGCCGAAGCCTGGGTGCACGCGGACCGCCGTGCCCGCTATGCCAGCCCCGAAGGGCTGGGCCAGGCCTTCAACTTCGACCTCCTGCAGGCCGATTTCGACGCCGAACAGTTCCGCAGCATCATCATCAAGAACCTCGCCGAGGCTGCAGCATCCGGCGCATCCTCCACGTGGGTGTTCTCCAACCACGACGTTATCCGGCATGCCACCCGGTACGGGCTGCCCGACGGCACCGGTCGGAACGGCCCGGCCCGGGCGTGGCTGAAGTCCGCGGGCAGCGAGCCGGCGTTGGACCGGGCCCTCGGCGAACGCAGGGCCCGCGCGGCCACCCTGCTCATGCTCGCCCTGCCCGGCTCGGCCTACCTGTACCAGGGCGAGGAGCTGGGCCTGCATGAAGTCGTCGACATTCCCGCTACAGACCGGCAGGATCCTGCCTTCTTCCGCAACCCGGGGGTTGAAATCGGCCGTGACGGGTGCCGCGTTCCGCTGCCCTGGACCTCCGAAGGTGTCGCCTTCGGCTTCGGCGAGGCGGCGCCGCATCTGCCCCAGCCCGATTGGTTCAGCACCTACGCCGTGGCGAGCCAGGAAATGGAGCCCGGCTCCACTCTTGCGCTGTACCGCGAGGCGCTACGGCTCCGGGGCAGCCTCCAGACCGACGAACTACTCAAATGGCTGGATGCGTCCCACGATTCGGTGCTGCACTTCACCCGTCCCAACGGATGGCAATCGGTGACCAACTTCGGCACCGCGCCCGTGAAACTGCCCGCCGGCACCGTTGTCCTCAGCAGCGGCCCGCTGACGGATGGAAACCTTCCGGCGGACACCACCGCCTGGATTATTTGA
- a CDS encoding extracellular solute-binding protein, whose protein sequence is MKAKLTATAALMAAGALALSACGGNASGGTTAGGDAAANMDGRGPITYVQGKDNSNVVRPLIEKWNAAHPNEKVTFKEQTDQADQQHDDLVQHFQAKDAGYDVASVDVVWTAEFAAKGWLQPLKDKAALDTSAMLKPTVDAASYKGTLYAAPVSSDGGILYYRKDLVPTPPKTWDEMMGMCSVAKANNMGCYSGQFKKYEGLTVNASEAINSAGGAVLDANGKPSLLTAE, encoded by the coding sequence ATGAAAGCAAAGCTGACAGCCACGGCGGCACTGATGGCCGCAGGCGCGTTGGCGTTGTCCGCCTGCGGCGGCAACGCGAGCGGCGGCACCACAGCCGGCGGCGATGCCGCGGCCAATATGGATGGCCGTGGCCCGATCACGTATGTCCAGGGCAAGGACAACAGCAACGTGGTCCGCCCGCTGATTGAGAAGTGGAACGCCGCGCACCCGAACGAGAAGGTCACCTTCAAGGAGCAGACGGACCAGGCCGATCAGCAGCACGATGATCTCGTCCAGCACTTCCAGGCCAAGGACGCCGGTTACGACGTGGCCAGTGTTGACGTTGTCTGGACCGCCGAATTCGCCGCGAAGGGCTGGCTGCAGCCGCTGAAGGACAAGGCCGCGCTCGACACCTCGGCCATGCTCAAGCCCACCGTCGACGCCGCTTCCTACAAGGGCACGCTGTACGCGGCGCCGGTCTCCTCCGACGGCGGCATCCTGTACTACCGCAAGGATCTGGTGCCGACGCCCCCGAAGACCTGGGACGAGATGATGGGCATGTGCTCGGTTGCCAAGGCCAACAACATGGGCTGCTACTCGGGCCAGTTCAAGAAGTACGAGGGCCTGACGGTCAACGCGTCCGAGGCGATCAACTCCGCCGGCGGCGCCGTGCTGGATGCCAACGGCAAGCCCAGCCTGCTGACCGCGGAA
- a CDS encoding carbohydrate ABC transporter permease: RFKYLVLGFILGASMFPGVALITPLFQLFTNIGWMGTYQALIIPNISFVLPLTVYTMTSFFREMPWELEESARVDGCTQGQAFRRVIMPLAAPAIFTTAILAFISSWNEFLIASQLSSDATQPVTVAIASFAGAQPNQIPYTAIMAAGTIVTIPLVILVLVFQRKIVAGLTAGAVK, translated from the coding sequence TCCGGTTCAAGTACCTCGTGCTCGGCTTCATCCTGGGAGCCTCGATGTTCCCCGGCGTCGCCCTCATCACGCCGCTGTTCCAGCTCTTCACGAACATCGGCTGGATGGGCACCTACCAGGCCCTGATCATCCCGAACATCTCGTTCGTGCTGCCGCTGACCGTCTACACCATGACCTCCTTCTTCCGCGAAATGCCGTGGGAGCTGGAAGAATCGGCCCGGGTGGACGGCTGCACCCAGGGGCAGGCGTTCCGGCGGGTCATCATGCCGCTGGCCGCGCCGGCCATCTTCACCACGGCCATCCTGGCGTTCATCTCCTCCTGGAATGAATTCCTCATCGCCAGCCAGCTCTCCTCCGACGCCACCCAGCCGGTCACCGTGGCCATCGCCAGCTTCGCCGGCGCCCAGCCCAACCAGATCCCCTACACCGCGATCATGGCCGCGGGCACCATCGTGACCATCCCGCTGGTCATCCTGGTCCTGGTGTTCCAGCGCAAGATCGTCGCGGGCCTCACCGCCGGCGCCGTCAAATGA